Proteins encoded together in one Impatiens glandulifera chromosome 1, dImpGla2.1, whole genome shotgun sequence window:
- the LOC124937727 gene encoding uncharacterized protein LOC124937727 codes for MGETINVRSIGSLYPETIGYANHFVGDMNEMRDLLKRFGSRRLTSIMSEFFKTIDNLELVDPPLKGERYTFRRGSGSASHLLSSQDCLGALDGTLIKVTPPNENKSRYRTRKGCISTNVLGVCCPKMQFIYVLPGWEGSAHDGRDAISRPNGLRVPLGCYYLTDSGYCNAKGFLVPYRGQRYHLKEFDGHRPETLENTST; via the exons ATGGGTGAAACGATTAATGTTAGGTCAATCGGGTCTCTTTATCCTGAAACCATAG GATATGCCAATCATTTTGTGGGTGATATGAACGAGATGAGGGATCTGCTTAAAAGATTTGGGTCTAGAAGACTAACTAGCATAATGAGTGAGTTCTTTAAGACTATCGATAATCTTGAGCTTGTTGACCCACCGTTAAAAGGAGAGCGATATACGTTTAGAAGAG GTTCAGGTTCTGCTTCTCATCTTCTCAGTTCCCAG GATTGTTTAGGAGCATTAGATGGAACGTTAATTAAAGTTACACCACCTAATGAGAATAAATCTCGGTATCGCACGAGAAAAGGTTGTATTTCAACAAACGTATTAGGCGTGTGTTGCCCAAAAATgcaatttatatatgtattgcCTGGGTGGGAGGGTTCAGCACATGATGGTCGCGATGCAATTTCAAGACCTAATGGTTTAAGAGTCCCTCTAG GTTGTTATTACTTGACTGACTCTGGATATTGCAATGCAAAAGGATTTCTTGTTCCCTATCGAGGACAACGATATCATCTGAAAGAATTTGATGGACATCGACCAGAGACCCTAGAGAATACTTCAACATGA